One genomic window of Paramormyrops kingsleyae isolate MSU_618 chromosome 22, PKINGS_0.4, whole genome shotgun sequence includes the following:
- the slc17a7a gene encoding solute carrier family 17 member 7a — translation MEVRPERLKAAAGKTLGKIHRLLEKRQANGEAIELSAEGRPELVEEKELPIVDCTCFGMPRRYIIAILSGLGFCISFGIRCNLGVAIVSMVNNHTVSRGNKEVLVGAQFLWDPETVGMIHGSFFWGYIVTQIPGGFICQKFAANRVFGFAIVATSTLNMFIPTAARIHYGCVILVRICQGLVEGVSYPACHGIWSKWAPPLERSRLATTAFCGSYAGAVVAMPLAGVLVQYSGWSSVFYVYGSFGILWYLFWILVSYESPAAHPTITPEERKYIEDAIGETAGLVNPLQKFKTPWKCFFTSMPVYAIIVANFCRSWTFYLLLISQPAYFEEVFGFEISKVGLVSALPHLVMTIIVPIGGQLADFLRSRQIMSTTNVRKLMNCGGFGMEATLLLVVGFSHTKGIAISFLVLAVGFSGFAISGFNVNHLDIAPRYASILMGISNGVGTLSGMVCPLIVGAMTKNKTREEWQYVFLIASVVHYGGVIFYGVFASGEKQPWADAEDTSEEKCGILDEDELADATDDMYRDGGMGQYGAMSQRPLGDSKVSRRGTGGGGGGGGGGWVADWDKSEEYVQPPGSNSYLYGGDVERELT, via the exons ATGGAGGTCCGACCGGAGAGACTGAAAGCGGCCGCGGGGAAGACCCTCGGCAAAATACACAG GTTGTTGGAGAAACGTCAAGCCAATGGCGAGGCGATCGAGCTGTCGGCAGAGGGGCGTCCTGAGTTGGTGGAGGAGAAGGAGCTGCCCATCGTGGACTGCACCTGCTTTGGCATGCCACGCCGCTACATCATCGCCATCCTCTCGGGTCTTGGCTTCTGTATATCCTTTGGTATCCGCTGCAATCTGGGTGTGGCCATCGTCAGCATGGTGAACAACCACACCGTCTCCAGGGGGAACAAAGAGGTACTGGTG GGAGCTCAGTTCTTGTGGGACCCAGAGACAGTGGGCATGATCCATGGCTCCTTCTTCTGGGGATACATCGTCACTCAGATCCCTGGGGGATTCATCTGCCAGAAGTTTGCTGCTAACCG TGTTTTTGGCTTTGCTATTGTGGCCACCTCCACCCTCAATATGTTTATCCCAACGGCAGCGAGAATTCACTATGGCTGTGTGATTCTGGTCAGGATCTGCCAGGGTCTCGTGGAG GGGGTGTCGTACCCAGCATGCCATGGGATTTGGTCAAAGTGGGCCCCACCTCTTGAAAGAAGCCGACTGGCTACAACTGCCTTCTGTG GCTCCTATGCGGGGGCCGTGGTGGCGATGCCGTTGGCGGGGGTGTTGGTGCAGTACTCCGGCTGGTCCTCAGTTTTCTACGTCTATG gCAGTTTTGGGATCTTGTGGTATCTCTTCTGGATCCTGGTGTCCTACGAGAGCCCAGCAGCTCATCCCACCATCACCCCTGAGGAGAGGAAGTACATTGAGGATGCCATCGGTGAGACTGCAGGCCTGGTAAACCCCCTTCAG AAATTCAAGACCCCCTGGAAATGCTTCTTCACCTCCATGCCGGTGTACGCCATCATCGTGGCCAACTTTTGCCGCAGCTGGACCTTCTACCTGCTTCTCATCAGCCAGCCAGCGTACTTCGAGGAGGTGTTTGGCTTTGAGATCAGCAAG GTAGGGTTGGTGTCCGCCCTGCCCCACCTGGTGATGACCATCATTGTCCCGATTGGCGGTCAGCTGGCTGACTTCCTACGCTCACGCCAAATTATGTCCACCACAAATGTCAGGAAGCTCATGAACTGTGGAG GGTTTGGCATGGAGGCCACTTTGCTGCTGGTGGTGGGTTTCTCTCACACCAAGGGCATCGCCATCTCCTTCCTGGTCCTGGCTGTTGGATTCAGTGGCTTCGCCATATCAG GATTCAACGTGAACCACCTGGACATTGCTCCTCGATATGCCAGCATCCTGATGGGCATCTCCAATGGGGTGGGCACTCTGTCTGGTATGGTGTGCCCACTCATTGTGGGCGCCATGACCAAAAACAAG ACCCGCGAGGAGTGGCAGTATGTTTTCCTCATAGCCTCAGTCGTTCATTATGGAGGCGTGATCTTCTACG GTGTTTTCGCTTCCGGGGAGAAGCAGCCCTGGGCCGACGCGGAGGACACCAGCGAGGAGAAGTGCGGCATCCTGGACGAGGACGAACTCGCCGACGCGACGGACGACATGTACCGTGATGGGGGAATGGGCCAGTACGGCGCCATGAGCCAGCGCCCACTGGGGGACAGCAAGGTGTCACGGAGGGGCACTGGTGGAGGGGGAGGTGGAGGCGGGGGTGGGTGGGTAGCCGATTGGGACAAAAGCGAAGAATACGTACAGCCACCTGGATCTAACAGCTACTTGTACGGGGGGGATGTGGAGAGGGAGTTGACCTAG